The genomic segment GAACTCGGCCGGGCCTGCTTCGCGCGCCGGCCGGTCCCCTGCTTTAACCCGTGATCCACAGATTGTCCTTTCCGAGCGATGAGCGAGGGCGCAATCGCGACCAAATCGCGGGCAAACGCGGCTGCCCCCGCGATCGGCGACAGACAATTTTGGAGAAAGGAAGTCGAATTCGAAGGCATTCACGCGATGCCTTCTTCGAGGATCGTAGCTGAATGACCACTCCGTCCAACACGCACTAGGCGCGGCATGGCCGCGATAAGGCTCTTGGTATAATCCGACTGTGGATTACGAAAAATCTCTTCAGTGGTGCCACTATCGACGATTCTCCCCCGGCGCATAACTATGACGCGGTCGCTGATATGACGAACAACACTGAGATCATGCGAGATGAAGAGATAACTTACGCCGAGGCGGTCCTTCAAATAGCCGAGCAGGTCCAAAACCTGCGCCTGGATTGAGACATCGAGCGCCGAAACGGGTTCATCGCAGACGATAACGGCAGGATTTGGTGCAATCGCGCGGGCTATCGCAACGCGCTGGCGCTGGCCGCCCGAGAGATCGAGCGGCCGTCGGTCCAGCAAGGCCTCGGATAGTCCGACCATATCGAGCAGCTCAATAACGCGCTCCTGCCGCTGCCGTTTCTCGACGTCGCCCGAAAGACTATCGGATAGGATGCGTCCGGCCGTCCATCGTGGATCAAACGAGCCAAGAGGATCTTGGTAGATGATCGATATTGCCCGCCGCCGAGCCCGCCGTTCGCGTTCCGCGAGCGTGCTCCAAGGCCGGCCTGCAAACTGAACGACTCCATCGTCAGGCTTATCCAGTGCCATGACCATGCGCGCCATCGTCGATTTTCCTGATCCGGACTCACCGACGATGCCCAAAGTCTCTCCGAATCGCAGTTCGAAGGAGACGCCGTCCACAGCCGCCCGTGAAGTGCCATCCGGGCCCTCAAAGCGCTTAACCAGACCTGTCGCTTCGAGCAGGATGGAACGAGCTGGCGGCAACGATTGCACGGGGGGCTGTGTTTGCCGGCCAGGCAAGCGCAGAATAGTCGATGGTGAGAGACGTGAGCCGCGCGGCCGGCCTGATGGCACAGCGTCCAGCAGCTGACGAGTATAGGGGTGTCGCGGATCTTTGAATATCTGGACGGCGGGGCCGCGTTCGACGACCTCGCCTCCTCGCATGACGAGGATCTCATCCGCCACGCGGGAGACCACAGCCAGATCGTGACTGATCAGGATCAGCGCCTTGCCCCTGGCTTTGGTTTCCTGGAGGAGTGCCAGCACATGAGCCTGCGCCATCACGTCGA from the Bradyrhizobium sp. WBAH42 genome contains:
- a CDS encoding ABC transporter ATP-binding protein; this encodes MSQGGPQPLLQQADLLTADSLRVSFGRGIAQKAAVRSISFSLRPGQCLAIVGESGSGKSVSARALIGLAGRHANVHARQLSFEGTDLIGLNDRAWRRIRGNKIGFVLQDALVSLDPLRPIGKEVGEGLLLHNAVSSRDELAQRVIALLKLVGVPEPETKAEQLPHQLSGGQRQRALIAAALALDPRVLIADEPTTALDVMAQAHVLALLQETKARGKALILISHDLAVVSRVADEILVMRGGEVVERGPAVQIFKDPRHPYTRQLLDAVPSGRPRGSRLSPSTILRLPGRQTQPPVQSLPPARSILLEATGLVKRFEGPDGTSRAAVDGVSFELRFGETLGIVGESGSGKSTMARMVMALDKPDDGVVQFAGRPWSTLAERERRARRRAISIIYQDPLGSFDPRWTAGRILSDSLSGDVEKRQRQERVIELLDMVGLSEALLDRRPLDLSGGQRQRVAIARAIAPNPAVIVCDEPVSALDVSIQAQVLDLLGYLKDRLGVSYLFISHDLSVVRHISDRVIVMRRGRIVDSGTTEEIFRNPQSDYTKSLIAAMPRLVRVGRSGHSATILEEGIA